In Rhodohalobacter barkolensis, the following proteins share a genomic window:
- a CDS encoding NfeD family protein: MNKHFLISALLFVVGTAFVLQDSETAVTDTTAISEQSTGSSSVSVINVTGTIGPTTTQYITRSLRKSREAEDELLIIQLDTPGGLLDSTQDIVQELLGSTHPVAVYVSPQGANAGSAGTFITLAAHIAAMAPATNIGAASPVSMGGGEMDTVAQRKIFNYSESYIESIAEQRGRNTDWAKSAVRDGASITANEALEINVIDYIAEDIDELLSTIDGLEVEGKILNTDGAEKNEIPQTLGEIFFSFLLRPEVMLILTLVAIYGIIGEVTNPGGIIPGVAGVIALILLLYGVAAMPINLAGFLLIGLAIILFVAEAFTPAFGLLITGGAVAFFLGAMMLFQDLPDEMQISMYWLIPATILTAAFFAWIVTYGVKSLFQPARSGLESTIGKTAEVTDPILPGQPGRVFFEGEYWNAESDHPLNEGDICEIVEYKGLRVTVKPLTQPQTKESSNG, translated from the coding sequence ATGAATAAACATTTTTTGATATCAGCACTTTTGTTTGTAGTTGGAACTGCTTTTGTCCTTCAGGACAGTGAAACAGCCGTTACTGACACTACTGCAATTTCAGAACAGTCCACAGGATCATCTTCTGTCAGCGTTATCAACGTTACAGGCACCATTGGACCTACCACTACACAATATATCACCCGCAGTCTCAGAAAATCACGGGAAGCAGAAGATGAACTGCTCATTATCCAACTCGATACACCCGGCGGACTGCTTGATTCCACCCAAGATATTGTTCAGGAACTGCTTGGAAGTACCCATCCGGTAGCCGTTTATGTATCACCTCAGGGGGCAAATGCCGGAAGCGCAGGTACCTTTATCACCCTTGCCGCCCACATTGCCGCAATGGCGCCTGCAACAAATATAGGCGCTGCCTCACCCGTATCCATGGGGGGAGGGGAGATGGATACCGTTGCGCAGCGCAAAATCTTTAACTATTCCGAAAGCTATATCGAATCCATCGCTGAACAGCGAGGACGAAATACGGATTGGGCAAAGTCTGCAGTGCGTGATGGGGCATCCATTACTGCAAATGAAGCGCTTGAGATCAATGTGATCGACTATATTGCGGAAGATATTGATGAGTTACTCTCTACAATTGACGGTTTAGAAGTTGAAGGAAAAATTTTAAATACCGATGGAGCAGAGAAAAATGAAATTCCGCAGACATTAGGTGAAATATTCTTCAGCTTTCTGCTGCGACCGGAAGTCATGCTCATCCTTACCTTGGTCGCTATTTATGGAATAATCGGTGAGGTAACGAATCCCGGCGGAATTATTCCCGGAGTTGCAGGAGTAATCGCTTTGATTTTATTATTATATGGAGTGGCAGCCATGCCGATCAATTTGGCCGGGTTTCTGCTAATCGGTTTGGCTATCATACTTTTTGTCGCAGAAGCATTCACACCGGCATTCGGGTTATTAATCACAGGAGGAGCCGTGGCATTCTTTTTAGGAGCAATGATGTTATTTCAGGATCTGCCGGATGAGATGCAGATTTCCATGTATTGGCTGATACCCGCCACTATACTCACTGCCGCATTTTTTGCGTGGATTGTTACCTATGGTGTTAAATCACTGTTCCAACCCGCCCGATCCGGGCTGGAATCCACCATCGGCAAAACCGCAGAGGTTACGGATCCAATTTTACCGGGTCAACCCGGACGTGTTTTCTTTGAAGGCGAGTATTGGAACGCAGAAAGTGATCACCCACTGAATGAAGGGGATATTTGCGAAATTGTTGAGTATAAAGGGCTAAGAGTAACCGTTAAACCATTAACACAACCACAAACCAAGGAGTCTTCAAATGGATGA
- a CDS encoding slipin family protein — protein sequence MDDPGSITNMLVWIITLVIFLSVFLPQMFKIMREYERGVVFRLGKFQATKGPGLIVLIPFIDKVERVDLRVLTINVDKQEVITKDNVTVNVDAITFFRVVDAERAVIQVERYIAATSMIAQTTLRSVLGQFELDELLAERDKINKQIQDIIDKQTDPWGIKVVSVEVRDVILPETMKRAMARQAESERDRRAKIINAQGEFEAAAKLVEAGKMIENTPTALQLRFLQTMGEISEENSTFTFLPIPLDFFESFSKKDKTDKE from the coding sequence ATGGATGATCCAGGATCAATTACAAATATGTTAGTGTGGATTATAACACTGGTAATATTTTTATCCGTGTTTTTACCGCAAATGTTCAAAATTATGAGGGAGTACGAACGAGGTGTCGTATTTCGTCTGGGTAAATTTCAGGCAACCAAAGGCCCCGGCCTTATTGTTCTGATCCCTTTCATCGATAAGGTCGAGCGCGTTGACCTTCGAGTGCTGACGATAAATGTGGATAAGCAAGAAGTTATCACCAAAGATAACGTAACCGTAAACGTTGATGCCATCACCTTTTTCAGGGTAGTAGACGCCGAGCGTGCCGTTATTCAGGTAGAGCGTTACATTGCAGCAACCTCAATGATAGCGCAGACCACACTCCGTAGTGTACTCGGTCAATTTGAGCTGGATGAACTGCTGGCAGAAAGAGATAAAATCAACAAGCAGATTCAGGATATTATCGATAAGCAGACGGATCCATGGGGAATCAAGGTTGTATCTGTAGAGGTGCGTGATGTTATCCTCCCAGAGACAATGAAACGAGCGATGGCTCGTCAGGCTGAAAGTGAGCGTGACAGACGTGCGAAAATTATTAATGCTCAGGGTGAGTTTGAGGCTGCAGCCAAACTGGTAGAAGCCGGTAAAATGATTGAAAACACACCGACTGCGCTTCAGCTTCGATTCCTGCAAACAATGGGAGAAATCAGCGAAGAAAACTCAACATTTACATTCCTCCCAATCCCGCTCGACTTCTTTGAGTCGTTCAGCAAAAAGGATAAAACGGATAAAGAATAA
- a CDS encoding isoaspartyl peptidase/L-asparaginase family protein — MKYISTLLTTLFLFAALLTGCEQSQTESSSVDWAIALHGGAGTISQDLPDSVKQEYYEGLEQALRTGELILRDGGSALDAVEHVVRSLEDNPRFNAGRGAVFTKEGKHELDAAIMDGSTLGAGALTGLTTVKNPISLARKVMTDSPHILFSGEGAETYADETDVERVDNDHFHTERRYEQWQRAQEEARAITPEESIHDWIKDTKFGTVGAVAYDSKGNLAAATSTGGMTNKQFGRVGDVPIIGSGTFANHIAAISATGWGEQIMRNVSANTIANYMEFKEASLDEAMDFILNERLDPGDAGFVAVDHQGNISMKMNTTGMFRASLNSNGDRTVMIWEDE, encoded by the coding sequence ATGAAATATATTTCTACGCTCTTAACTACCCTTTTCTTATTTGCAGCACTGCTCACCGGCTGCGAACAATCTCAAACGGAATCCTCATCTGTTGATTGGGCCATTGCGCTTCACGGTGGGGCGGGAACCATCTCTCAGGATCTGCCTGACTCTGTTAAACAAGAATATTACGAAGGCCTGGAGCAGGCACTGCGCACCGGAGAACTGATTCTTCGCGACGGAGGTTCAGCTCTGGATGCGGTTGAACATGTGGTTCGAAGCCTGGAAGATAATCCACGCTTTAATGCCGGTCGAGGCGCAGTATTTACCAAAGAAGGAAAGCATGAACTGGATGCAGCCATCATGGATGGAAGCACTCTTGGGGCCGGTGCATTAACCGGATTGACTACTGTCAAAAATCCGATCAGTCTCGCCCGAAAAGTGATGACCGACTCACCTCACATTCTTTTCTCCGGTGAAGGTGCGGAAACATACGCCGATGAAACCGATGTAGAACGAGTAGATAATGATCATTTTCACACAGAGCGTCGATATGAACAATGGCAGCGCGCTCAAGAAGAGGCTCGTGCCATTACTCCTGAGGAGTCTATTCACGACTGGATTAAAGACACTAAATTTGGCACCGTTGGAGCTGTTGCATACGACAGTAAAGGAAATCTTGCTGCCGCTACCTCTACCGGCGGTATGACCAACAAGCAATTCGGTCGCGTAGGTGATGTTCCGATTATCGGATCGGGTACATTTGCCAACCACATTGCAGCTATCTCTGCAACGGGCTGGGGAGAGCAGATCATGAGAAATGTATCTGCAAACACCATTGCAAACTATATGGAGTTCAAGGAAGCTTCTCTGGATGAAGCGATGGATTTTATTCTGAATGAACGCCTTGATCCCGGTGATGCCGGATTTGTTGCCGTTGACCACCAGGGGAATATCTCTATGAAGATGAATACAACGGGAATGTTCAGAGCTTCTCTCAACTCTAACGGCGACCGCACCGTGATGATCTGGGAGGACGAATAG
- a CDS encoding cupin domain-containing protein — MSKFLRIISIIFVFILFAVSTILAQNQDKSITKSFNSDSLEWGSCPAFMPDSCKIAVLHGDPAEPKADIFFKLQGGTEAPNHWHHSAERMVLISGKMRVNYEGQDSELLTTGTYAYGPPELPHTASCESSEACVLFIAFNEPIDAFAVE, encoded by the coding sequence ATGAGTAAGTTTTTAAGAATTATATCTATAATATTCGTTTTTATTCTTTTTGCTGTCTCTACTATTTTAGCCCAAAATCAAGATAAATCTATCACCAAAAGTTTTAATAGTGATTCTCTTGAATGGGGTTCTTGCCCGGCTTTTATGCCTGATAGTTGCAAAATAGCTGTTCTACATGGAGATCCTGCAGAGCCAAAAGCAGATATATTTTTCAAGTTACAAGGAGGTACCGAAGCTCCAAATCATTGGCATCATTCTGCTGAACGGATGGTTTTGATTTCCGGAAAAATGCGTGTGAATTATGAAGGGCAAGATTCCGAACTGCTAACTACCGGTACATATGCTTATGGACCACCGGAGCTTCCACATACGGCATCTTGTGAATCGAGTGAAGCGTGTGTACTCTTTATAGCATTTAATGAGCCGATCGATGCTTTCGCTGTGGAGTGA
- a CDS encoding bifunctional GNAT family N-acetyltransferase/carbon-nitrogen hydrolase family protein translates to MKSIDKIELQRLKFSDYKTLQDLMIKCYPKVQDPAWTKDQIKKLTTLFPEGQVVIKVDGEMVACALAIIIDYQLFDDKHTYLDITANDTFKTHTPEGDTIYGLDMMVHPDYRGLRLGRRLYDYRKELCEELNLKSIVFGGRLPNFHKFDDLTAKQYIAKVKNKEIHDPVLNFQLSNDFHVKRVVKNYLPEDDASESYAALLEWSNIYYQKPQKAYKPQKSVVRLGLVQWGMRPYAGWADLTEQIEYFVDAVSGYRADFLLFPEYVNAPLMAEYNHLSEPDAIRKLAGYTERLRDTFAEFAISYNTNIITGSMPEFKDDILKNIGYLCKRNGQVERYEKIHVTPDEVKVWGMSGGTQIKTFDTDAGKIGILICYDIEFPELSRLLAKQEMDILFVPFLTDTQNGYSRVRNCAIARSIENECYVAIAGSVGNLPKVHNMDISFAQSVVFTPCDFSFPTNGIKAEATPNTEMILIVDVDLDLLKELHEQGSVRTLKDRRTDLYDVVAIEKP, encoded by the coding sequence ATGAAATCCATCGACAAAATTGAACTTCAGCGCCTGAAATTTTCTGACTATAAAACCCTTCAGGATCTGATGATTAAATGCTATCCAAAAGTACAGGATCCGGCATGGACGAAAGATCAGATCAAAAAGCTAACCACCCTATTCCCTGAGGGGCAGGTAGTCATAAAAGTTGATGGAGAGATGGTCGCATGCGCACTGGCCATTATCATCGATTATCAGCTGTTTGACGATAAACACACCTACCTGGATATCACTGCAAACGATACATTCAAGACACATACTCCTGAAGGAGATACCATTTACGGCCTGGACATGATGGTTCATCCCGATTATCGCGGTTTACGATTGGGTAGACGGCTTTACGACTACCGAAAAGAGCTGTGTGAAGAACTGAATTTAAAGAGTATTGTTTTTGGCGGAAGGCTGCCTAACTTCCACAAATTTGATGATCTGACCGCCAAACAGTATATCGCAAAAGTTAAAAACAAAGAGATTCACGACCCGGTTCTCAACTTCCAGCTCTCCAACGATTTCCATGTAAAGCGAGTCGTTAAAAACTATCTGCCCGAAGATGATGCCTCGGAATCATACGCGGCTCTTCTGGAGTGGTCCAACATCTATTATCAAAAACCACAAAAAGCGTACAAGCCACAGAAATCTGTGGTACGGCTCGGTTTGGTACAATGGGGCATGCGTCCGTATGCCGGCTGGGCCGATCTCACCGAGCAGATTGAATATTTTGTAGATGCCGTGTCAGGTTATCGGGCAGACTTTCTACTGTTCCCGGAGTACGTAAACGCCCCGCTGATGGCCGAATACAATCATCTGTCAGAACCGGATGCCATTCGAAAACTTGCCGGCTACACCGAGCGGCTGCGCGACACCTTCGCCGAATTTGCCATCTCTTACAACACGAACATCATCACCGGTAGCATGCCGGAGTTTAAGGATGACATCCTCAAAAATATCGGCTACCTCTGCAAGCGAAATGGACAAGTGGAACGCTACGAAAAGATTCACGTTACCCCCGACGAGGTAAAAGTATGGGGAATGAGCGGAGGCACGCAGATCAAGACATTCGACACAGACGCCGGAAAAATCGGGATTCTGATCTGCTATGATATAGAATTTCCTGAACTAAGCCGTCTGCTGGCAAAACAAGAAATGGATATTCTATTTGTTCCTTTCCTTACCGATACTCAAAATGGATACTCACGAGTTCGAAACTGTGCCATTGCCCGGTCTATTGAAAATGAGTGCTACGTTGCAATTGCCGGAAGTGTGGGAAATCTGCCCAAAGTTCACAATATGGATATCTCATTTGCCCAGTCGGTTGTTTTCACCCCCTGCGATTTCTCCTTCCCTACAAATGGGATCAAAGCGGAAGCGACTCCAAATACGGAAATGATTTTGATTGTAGATGTAGATCTCGACCTGCTGAAGGAACTCCACGAACAAGGCAGTGTTCGCACACTTAAGGACAGACGCACAGATTTATATGATGTTGTAGCGATAGAAAAACCATAA
- a CDS encoding Na/Pi cotransporter family protein, with protein sequence MNYTLFDFLQLIGALGIFIYGMKIFSDGLQKVAGSRLRAILKGMTTSRLRGIFTGFTATTITQSSSTTTVMVVSFVNAGLITFVESTGVIMGANIGTTVTAWMVSVFGFKMQITPIAIAMIGIFFPFMFSDREKLKNLAEAMIGFGILFIGLEFIKDAVPNIQDNPEMFAFLDSFTEFGFASMLIFVAVGTLLTLLTQSSSAASAITLVMLFQGWISFPIAAAMILGENIGTTVTANIAAIVGNVHAKRAARFHFIFNVFGVVWMLLLINPFLMGIDQVMHYFQPEIGSIFDDSQEARAAATLGISLFHTTFNVLNVALLFGFVPAIIKFVERFEKEKEDSDQAFRLKYISGGLMSSSELSIAQAFKEIELFGRLIEKMHFSFIGLFMKKQKKQEKFLKKIKKREQITDNIELEVAEYLTKISSNNLTESATRKIRLMHSMINDLERIGDIYFQMSKTFEQMENENIKLPQEAYDEVISMLDTVREAIKLMRTNMENFGDEIDLNPAIEIEQEINRRRDIMKDAHYKRLEDGVYNSKAGVIYLDYLTRMEKIGDHIFNVNEALAGKKLKIHSDLILDN encoded by the coding sequence ATGAACTATACGTTATTTGATTTTCTGCAGCTTATTGGTGCATTGGGAATCTTCATCTACGGGATGAAAATTTTCAGTGATGGCCTTCAAAAAGTTGCAGGCTCTCGTCTTCGTGCTATCCTTAAAGGGATGACAACCAGCAGGCTTAGGGGCATTTTTACAGGGTTTACGGCAACCACCATCACTCAGTCATCTTCAACGACAACGGTAATGGTGGTCAGCTTTGTGAATGCCGGGCTGATTACATTCGTAGAATCAACGGGTGTGATTATGGGTGCCAATATCGGTACCACCGTCACCGCCTGGATGGTCTCTGTTTTTGGCTTTAAGATGCAGATTACTCCTATAGCCATTGCCATGATTGGTATTTTCTTCCCTTTCATGTTTTCCGATAGAGAGAAGTTGAAAAATCTTGCTGAGGCGATGATTGGTTTTGGTATTCTTTTTATTGGATTGGAGTTTATCAAAGATGCCGTCCCAAATATCCAAGACAATCCGGAGATGTTTGCATTTCTTGATTCGTTTACCGAGTTCGGATTCGCCTCCATGCTCATTTTTGTAGCGGTGGGTACACTGCTAACCCTTCTCACACAATCATCATCTGCAGCTTCTGCTATTACTCTAGTCATGCTTTTTCAGGGATGGATATCATTCCCGATTGCTGCAGCTATGATATTGGGTGAAAATATTGGTACAACCGTTACTGCTAACATTGCAGCAATTGTTGGAAATGTTCATGCAAAACGGGCAGCGAGGTTCCACTTTATTTTCAATGTGTTCGGGGTCGTTTGGATGCTCTTGCTGATCAACCCTTTCTTAATGGGGATCGATCAGGTAATGCACTACTTTCAACCGGAAATCGGCTCTATTTTTGATGATTCGCAGGAAGCACGTGCAGCGGCAACTTTAGGTATTTCGCTGTTCCATACCACATTCAACGTGCTTAATGTTGCACTTCTATTTGGGTTCGTACCCGCGATCATCAAATTTGTGGAACGTTTTGAGAAAGAGAAGGAAGATTCCGATCAGGCTTTCCGCCTCAAATATATCTCCGGTGGTTTGATGTCTTCATCAGAACTCTCTATTGCACAGGCATTCAAAGAAATTGAACTGTTTGGACGGCTGATTGAAAAAATGCACTTCAGCTTTATTGGCCTGTTTATGAAAAAACAGAAGAAGCAGGAGAAGTTTCTTAAGAAGATTAAAAAACGGGAACAGATTACTGATAACATCGAACTCGAAGTTGCAGAGTATCTGACAAAAATTTCGAGCAACAACTTAACTGAATCTGCTACACGAAAAATTCGTCTGATGCACAGCATGATTAACGACCTGGAGCGAATCGGAGATATCTACTTCCAGATGTCGAAAACGTTCGAACAGATGGAAAATGAAAACATCAAACTTCCACAGGAAGCTTACGATGAGGTTATCAGCATGCTCGACACAGTTCGCGAGGCGATTAAACTGATGCGTACCAATATGGAGAACTTCGGTGATGAGATTGATTTGAATCCGGCAATTGAAATTGAGCAGGAGATTAATCGGCGACGCGACATCATGAAAGATGCACACTACAAGCGTCTTGAAGATGGTGTTTATAACTCCAAAGCCGGTGTAATTTACCTTGACTATCTGACCCGTATGGAAAAAATCGGTGACCACATCTTTAACGTAAATGAAGCATTAGCCGGCAAAAAGTTAAAGATCCACAGCGATCTGATTTTAGATAACTGA
- a CDS encoding S9 family peptidase has translation MRNRYVKFTPILLLFVFWMSAPIMAQQGVTPEDYYKTVFVSQTEISPDGSYVAFTRTTIDVENNKRHREVWMQKLNNGQPDGEPFRFTDPTVESSGPQWSPDGELLGIQSRRGDDENSVRFIRVTEPGGEAFTIEGLDSSPIWSPDGSTIAFVKEPETEEEQEERAGWIAPDAITNTLDAERFDGRVITQMQYMQDGRSEWLPHPSINKKRQLFIISAEGGEPEQITEMEFNTGDVEWAQDGSRIYFSGDPLEDDEYNDDFTRNIYMIDLDSKEVSQVFDMEGTQRSPAVSPNGRFMAFLQSDERGAQTDVMITALNTNGEPTGSVTNLTENWDLSPGSPNWTPNGNTLRFSSQIRGNSHLFEVNRTGGEIRQVTDGERRLSNFSTTENGRLMAYTATDAVTPAEVFVSRADGSREVQLSRFNEEWMADRTINPAEEILWTVDDGTEIQGWVIKPVGYEEGKSYPLVMKIHGGPHSYYGNTWFQAFHTLSASGMFVFYPNPRGSSSYGHDFMYSTKEQWGFLDEEDFLKGLDAVLEKYPDIDEDRVGVSGGSYGGYMTNWLTARYPDKWKAAVTSRSISNWFSWYGSSDAQGLTEYEFGGYPWEKQELYWDLSPLKYVENVEAPTLIIHSEEDWRTPITDGEQWYIALKKMKVPVEFVRYPRSSHGLSRTGEPWLLVDRLERKRSWFYHWLNQE, from the coding sequence ATGAGGAACCGATACGTAAAATTCACACCTATACTTTTACTTTTCGTTTTCTGGATGTCTGCGCCAATCATGGCTCAGCAGGGCGTTACTCCGGAAGACTACTATAAAACCGTATTTGTTAGCCAGACTGAAATTTCACCGGATGGCAGCTATGTTGCCTTCACACGCACAACCATCGATGTAGAAAACAATAAGCGACATCGGGAAGTGTGGATGCAAAAACTGAATAACGGCCAGCCGGATGGCGAACCGTTCCGTTTTACCGACCCCACCGTTGAATCGTCGGGTCCGCAGTGGTCACCGGATGGAGAACTTTTGGGAATCCAGTCGCGCCGGGGAGATGACGAAAACTCCGTTCGTTTTATTCGCGTTACGGAACCGGGCGGTGAAGCATTTACCATCGAAGGACTCGACAGTTCTCCCATTTGGTCGCCCGATGGATCAACCATCGCTTTTGTGAAAGAACCGGAGACCGAAGAGGAACAGGAAGAAAGAGCCGGATGGATTGCTCCCGATGCCATCACCAATACTCTTGATGCCGAACGATTTGACGGACGGGTCATCACCCAAATGCAGTACATGCAAGACGGCAGATCCGAGTGGCTTCCTCATCCATCAATCAACAAAAAACGACAGCTTTTCATCATCTCTGCTGAAGGAGGAGAACCTGAGCAGATCACCGAAATGGAGTTTAATACTGGTGATGTGGAGTGGGCTCAAGATGGCAGTAGAATATACTTCTCCGGAGATCCTCTCGAAGATGATGAGTACAACGACGACTTTACTCGTAATATTTATATGATCGATCTGGATTCTAAAGAAGTTTCCCAGGTTTTCGACATGGAGGGCACACAGCGTTCACCGGCTGTTTCACCTAACGGACGTTTTATGGCATTCCTTCAGTCTGATGAGCGTGGAGCCCAAACTGATGTCATGATTACCGCTCTGAACACAAATGGAGAGCCAACCGGTTCAGTAACCAACCTGACTGAAAACTGGGATCTTTCTCCCGGATCACCTAACTGGACTCCAAACGGAAATACGTTGCGCTTCAGCTCACAGATTCGTGGAAATTCTCACCTGTTTGAAGTCAATCGAACCGGAGGCGAAATTCGTCAAGTTACAGATGGGGAACGCAGACTAAGCAACTTCTCAACAACGGAGAATGGCCGCTTGATGGCGTACACGGCAACAGACGCCGTTACACCTGCCGAAGTGTTTGTTTCCCGGGCTGATGGAAGCCGTGAAGTGCAGCTCTCCCGCTTTAATGAAGAGTGGATGGCCGACCGTACAATCAATCCGGCAGAAGAAATTCTCTGGACTGTTGATGACGGAACGGAAATTCAGGGATGGGTCATCAAACCGGTAGGATACGAAGAGGGTAAATCCTATCCATTGGTGATGAAAATTCATGGCGGCCCACACTCCTACTATGGCAATACCTGGTTCCAGGCATTTCACACGCTTTCCGCCTCCGGAATGTTCGTTTTCTATCCGAACCCGCGCGGATCTTCCTCCTACGGTCATGATTTCATGTATTCTACCAAGGAACAGTGGGGCTTTTTGGATGAAGAGGATTTCCTGAAAGGACTCGATGCCGTTCTTGAAAAATATCCGGATATCGACGAAGATCGCGTTGGAGTAAGCGGAGGAAGTTACGGCGGATATATGACCAACTGGCTCACTGCTCGCTACCCTGACAAGTGGAAAGCTGCCGTTACCAGTCGCTCTATTTCCAACTGGTTCAGCTGGTACGGTTCGTCCGACGCGCAGGGACTCACGGAATATGAATTTGGCGGATATCCCTGGGAGAAGCAGGAACTCTACTGGGATCTCTCTCCACTCAAATATGTGGAAAATGTTGAAGCCCCAACGCTGATTATTCACAGTGAAGAGGATTGGAGAACTCCGATTACAGACGGCGAGCAGTGGTACATCGCCCTCAAGAAGATGAAGGTACCGGTTGAGTTTGTACGATATCCGAGATCATCCCACGGATTATCCCGAACCGGAGAGCCGTGGTTGCTGGTCGATCGTCTTGAAAGAAAGCGCAGTTGGTTTTATCACTGGCTGAACCAAGAATAA
- a CDS encoding S10 family peptidase, with protein sequence MMKTILYTLLPLFLFLVFTPLTTSDAFAQPILEAESAVTTEGEITIKGNRVRYEATAGTQPVWNDEGEPDASLFYVYYRRTDVDDVANRPLVFSFNGGPGSASVWMHIGYTGPKFLNIDDEGHPVQPYGVSDNEHSILDVADIVYIDPVNTGFSRILDEEAERSDFFGVNADIQYLAAWIDNFVSRHNRWTSPKYLKGESYGTTRVAGLARQLQSSHWMFVNGVILVSPTGLGLEPPAMTPRSEILKLPYYAATAWYHDALPSDLQQRNLDDLLPEVEEFTIEEYLPAVARGGTLPEDQRNEIAEKVSTYSGIDKQHILDHNLTLPTSFYWKELLREDGITVGRLDSRYRGIDRSDAGNQYDHDPALTAWNHAFAPGINYYLREVLGYETDLQYNLFGPVHPWDRSNDSTGDDLRRAMGENPFLNVMVQSGYFDGATDYFSAKYVMWSMDRSGKVSDRLRFEGYRSGHMMYLRQEDLATSNEHIREFIQNSLTNGESARY encoded by the coding sequence ATGATGAAAACGATACTATATACGCTACTCCCACTCTTTCTATTTCTTGTTTTCACCCCGCTCACAACATCTGATGCATTTGCCCAGCCCATCCTGGAAGCAGAAAGTGCCGTGACAACTGAGGGTGAAATCACCATTAAAGGAAACCGGGTCCGATATGAAGCCACTGCCGGAACACAACCGGTTTGGAATGACGAGGGCGAACCCGATGCATCCCTGTTTTATGTCTATTACAGAAGAACGGACGTGGATGATGTTGCCAACCGTCCGCTCGTTTTTTCATTCAACGGTGGACCCGGCTCAGCATCGGTTTGGATGCACATCGGCTACACCGGTCCCAAATTTTTGAATATTGACGATGAGGGCCATCCGGTTCAGCCTTACGGTGTTTCAGATAATGAACACTCCATCCTCGATGTGGCTGACATCGTTTACATCGATCCGGTCAATACCGGGTTTTCCAGAATTTTAGATGAAGAAGCAGAAAGAAGTGATTTTTTTGGTGTGAACGCGGATATACAGTACCTAGCCGCCTGGATCGACAATTTTGTATCCCGCCACAACCGTTGGACCTCACCAAAATATCTGAAAGGTGAGAGTTACGGAACTACGCGTGTAGCCGGTCTTGCCCGTCAGCTACAGAGTTCACACTGGATGTTTGTTAATGGCGTAATCCTGGTCTCGCCAACCGGTTTGGGACTTGAACCACCGGCTATGACTCCACGTTCAGAAATCCTGAAACTGCCTTATTACGCTGCAACGGCATGGTATCACGATGCACTTCCGTCTGACCTTCAGCAGCGTAATCTGGATGATCTTCTTCCTGAAGTTGAGGAGTTTACCATCGAAGAATATCTGCCCGCCGTAGCCCGTGGAGGTACTCTACCTGAAGACCAACGTAATGAGATCGCTGAAAAAGTTTCCACTTACTCCGGTATTGACAAACAGCACATCCTGGATCATAACCTCACACTTCCCACCTCATTCTACTGGAAAGAGCTGCTTCGGGAGGATGGTATTACCGTTGGCCGCCTTGATTCTCGTTATCGCGGAATAGACCGATCTGATGCGGGCAACCAGTACGACCACGATCCGGCTCTTACTGCATGGAACCACGCATTTGCCCCGGGCATCAACTACTACCTGAGGGAAGTATTGGGTTACGAAACAGATTTACAGTACAACCTTTTTGGTCCGGTTCATCCGTGGGACAGAAGTAACGATTCAACCGGTGATGACCTGCGCCGGGCGATGGGTGAGAATCCGTTTCTCAATGTAATGGTACAGAGCGGTTATTTTGATGGTGCTACAGACTATTTCTCTGCCAAGTATGTGATGTGGAGCATGGACCGAAGTGGAAAAGTATCTGATCGCCTGCGATTTGAAGGGTACCGAAGCGGCCACATGATGTATCTGCGACAGGAAGATCTGGCCACATCCAACGAACACATCCGTGAGTTTATCCAAAACTCCCTTACCAACGGCGAATCAGCCAGATATTGA